Proteins from a genomic interval of Arthrobacter sp. CAN_C5:
- a CDS encoding IclR family transcriptional regulator, whose translation MAEKATGGGVQSVERVFELLELITDAGGEVSLSELSSSTDLPLPTIHRLLRTLVSKGYARQLPNRRYALGPRLIRLGEGANKQLGALARPQLKHLVDSLGETSNMAVLDSDMVIYIAQVPSPHSMRMFTEVGRRAHTHDTGVGKAILAQLSNDAVRSIVARAGMPTPTEKSIKTIDDLLKELDLIRERGYSIDEQEQELGVRCFAMAVPNAPTPSAISVSGPVSRVDERFAEKAVPLLREAVRSIAEELNLTS comes from the coding sequence ATGGCCGAGAAAGCGACTGGCGGCGGCGTACAGTCCGTGGAGCGGGTCTTCGAACTGCTCGAACTCATCACTGACGCCGGTGGCGAGGTATCCCTGAGCGAACTCTCGTCCTCCACGGACCTCCCACTGCCAACCATCCACCGCCTCCTGCGCACCCTGGTCTCCAAGGGGTATGCCCGCCAGCTCCCGAACCGCCGGTACGCGCTGGGCCCCCGACTCATCCGACTTGGTGAAGGGGCCAACAAACAGCTCGGCGCTCTGGCCCGGCCGCAACTGAAGCACCTCGTCGACAGCCTGGGAGAGACCTCCAACATGGCGGTCCTTGACTCGGATATGGTCATCTACATTGCCCAGGTGCCTTCACCGCACTCCATGCGCATGTTCACTGAGGTTGGCCGTCGCGCCCACACCCATGACACCGGCGTCGGGAAGGCAATCCTGGCGCAACTGAGCAACGACGCCGTCCGGAGCATCGTTGCCCGCGCCGGGATGCCGACCCCCACCGAGAAGAGCATCAAGACCATCGACGACCTGCTCAAGGAGTTGGACCTCATCCGCGAACGCGGCTACTCGATCGATGAGCAGGAGCAGGAACTCGGTGTCAGGTGTTTCGCGATGGCCGTGCCCAACGCCCCGACCCCGAGCGCCATCTCGGTGTCCGGACCGGTCTCCCGCGTTGATGAGCGTTTTGCCGAGAAGGCAGTGCCACTGCTGCGCGAAGCGGTCCGCTCCATTGCCGAAGAGCTCAACCTCACCTCCTGA
- a CDS encoding helix-turn-helix domain-containing protein gives MHNRIPLFTPALASVEAATLRRALTDREDVTVFVDGTAMRLPAGARDAVVGLLRRLADGDAVTVSSAVETLTTSQAAAAAGISPTYLRNLTDAGVIPVEYRGTHRRIRSQDVATWLASQKREDKIDSADKGKIAE, from the coding sequence ATGCATAACCGGATTCCACTTTTCACACCTGCCCTCGCCAGCGTCGAGGCCGCGACGCTCCGGCGTGCACTGACCGACCGTGAAGACGTCACCGTCTTTGTCGACGGCACCGCGATGAGGCTGCCCGCCGGGGCCCGGGACGCGGTGGTCGGTCTTCTGCGGCGACTGGCCGACGGTGACGCCGTCACCGTCAGCTCGGCCGTCGAAACCCTGACCACCTCCCAGGCCGCGGCCGCAGCCGGAATTTCACCTACCTACCTACGGAATCTCACTGACGCGGGTGTTATTCCAGTGGAATATCGCGGCACTCACCGGAGGATTAGGTCACAGGATGTGGCCACGTGGCTCGCCTCGCAAAAAAGGGAAGACAAAATCGATTCAGCCGATAAAGGGAAGATTGCAGAATAG
- a CDS encoding lantibiotic dehydratase C-terminal domain-containing protein, whose product MSQLTAVRIASRTADSAQWWHLSVFTGGFDVADGIIGDLVTPLAAQAQKLGASRWFFTRCEEPAGAQVKFHVLACPAVTAQLQSFLTALQHGRPAGTDGRVNHAPDNGPLRSHPGPGPAGVLSELRVRQHFSRPAGTLPSQVAAIDVEPRLEAELVKYGGVDGLHLAEEVFELSSELAAWATKRFPKMQSRSAFGALILFDSARAMMKGPRSAGWPDRRRISWDFYWDSHLRTCTNDLGPRAGGVRDALSAQVAARVPAFHGLMAATASESAAQNWRRRYARAIDNYLYRADKMRVSRSAQHLTVYQAHTTLNRLGFTTREEGVLGLYARSWSIEREVSSYDQN is encoded by the coding sequence ATGAGCCAGCTGACAGCAGTTCGCATCGCCTCACGAACAGCAGACAGCGCTCAATGGTGGCACCTTTCCGTTTTTACCGGTGGCTTCGATGTAGCGGACGGCATCATTGGAGACCTGGTTACCCCACTGGCGGCGCAGGCTCAAAAACTGGGTGCCAGTCGCTGGTTCTTCACACGCTGTGAGGAACCAGCCGGTGCCCAGGTGAAGTTTCACGTCCTTGCCTGCCCCGCGGTCACCGCGCAACTTCAGTCCTTCCTCACCGCACTGCAGCATGGCAGGCCCGCGGGTACCGATGGCCGCGTGAACCACGCACCGGACAATGGGCCACTGCGCAGCCACCCGGGGCCCGGCCCAGCCGGCGTCCTATCTGAGCTGAGGGTTCGCCAGCACTTTTCCCGCCCCGCCGGAACCCTTCCCTCGCAGGTCGCAGCCATCGACGTCGAGCCGCGGCTCGAAGCCGAGCTGGTGAAATACGGGGGTGTCGACGGGCTCCACTTGGCCGAAGAAGTCTTCGAGCTGTCCTCGGAACTCGCCGCCTGGGCCACGAAACGCTTCCCCAAGATGCAGAGCCGCTCAGCGTTCGGGGCACTGATCCTGTTCGATTCGGCACGCGCCATGATGAAGGGTCCCCGGTCGGCTGGGTGGCCCGATCGCCGCCGCATCTCGTGGGACTTCTACTGGGACAGCCATCTACGGACGTGCACCAATGACCTGGGGCCGCGTGCGGGCGGTGTCAGGGACGCGTTGTCGGCACAGGTTGCAGCCCGGGTGCCCGCGTTCCACGGCCTGATGGCGGCGACGGCCTCGGAGTCGGCAGCACAGAACTGGCGTCGCCGATACGCTCGGGCAATCGACAATTACCTGTACCGTGCCGACAAGATGCGGGTCAGCCGCAGCGCACAACACCTCACCGTCTACCAGGCGCATACGACCCTGAACCGGCTGGGTTTCACCACCCGCGAAGAGGGAGTGCTCGGTCTGTACGCCCGCTCCTGGAGCATCGAGCGGGAGGTCTCTTCCTACGACCAGAACTAG
- a CDS encoding GNAT family N-acetyltransferase: protein MDLEVHPATAERFDDVASLLRPRRKDAAACWCLAFRLTSGEFNSLTPAQQPERLRELCRHTPPPGVIAYLEDKPVGWCGLGPRSGMERLMRSRTIPLVDEVPVWSIVCFVVKTGHRRQGIGHALLAGVIDYARASGAPSLEAYPVDPVGARISPTLAFVGTTGMFESAGFQRILKTEARSGGLPRWLMRLDLRSAIEGAG, encoded by the coding sequence ATGGACCTTGAGGTGCACCCCGCAACGGCTGAACGTTTCGACGACGTCGCGTCCCTGCTCCGCCCGCGTCGTAAGGACGCAGCAGCCTGCTGGTGCCTCGCCTTCCGGCTGACCTCCGGCGAGTTCAACTCCCTGACTCCGGCACAGCAACCCGAGCGGTTGCGGGAACTTTGCCGTCACACCCCACCACCGGGGGTCATCGCCTATCTGGAGGACAAGCCCGTCGGCTGGTGCGGACTGGGTCCGCGGTCCGGGATGGAACGCCTGATGCGCTCCCGCACCATTCCGCTGGTGGACGAGGTTCCGGTGTGGAGCATCGTGTGCTTCGTGGTGAAAACTGGCCACCGCCGCCAGGGGATCGGGCACGCACTCCTGGCGGGGGTAATTGACTATGCCAGGGCCAGCGGCGCACCATCGCTGGAGGCCTACCCGGTCGATCCCGTGGGTGCGCGTATCAGCCCCACCCTTGCGTTCGTCGGCACCACCGGCATGTTCGAAAGCGCCGGGTTCCAGCGCATCCTCAAGACCGAGGCACGCAGCGGCGGTTTGCCGCGGTGGCTGATGCGCCTCGACCTGCGGTCGGCCATCGAAGGGGCAGGCTAA
- a CDS encoding PHP domain-containing protein: protein MDAVEALNEIAFWLERETAPTFKVKAFRNAAAILIDLSPDELAVRAKDGRLKRMKGIGARTFEVVSQAVDGQVPDYLAELREHAAQPLATGGQELLKALRGDLHSHSNWSDGGSPIPLMVQAARTLGHQYLALTDHSPNLTIANGLSAGRLVEQLEVVAKINDDGGDGFTLLAGIEVDILEDGTLDQAPELLGRLDVVVASVHSKLRADRATMTRRMLGGVRQPQTNILGHCTGRLVQGARGTRPPSDFDAAAVFAACVENDVAVEINSRPERQDPPDDLIRLALDAGCLFSIDSDAHAPGQLDFLQYGAERAAANGVPTDRIITTWPKDQLLSWLQGS, encoded by the coding sequence ATGGATGCCGTCGAAGCACTCAACGAAATTGCCTTCTGGCTCGAACGCGAGACCGCGCCCACGTTCAAGGTCAAGGCGTTCCGCAACGCAGCCGCCATCCTGATCGACCTCTCCCCCGACGAGCTTGCAGTCAGGGCCAAGGATGGCCGGCTCAAGCGGATGAAAGGCATCGGAGCCCGCACCTTCGAAGTGGTCTCCCAAGCCGTCGATGGGCAAGTTCCTGACTACCTCGCCGAACTCCGCGAGCACGCTGCCCAGCCCCTCGCGACGGGTGGCCAGGAGCTCCTGAAGGCGCTCCGCGGCGACCTGCACAGCCATAGCAACTGGTCCGACGGCGGCAGCCCCATCCCACTGATGGTGCAGGCCGCCCGCACGCTGGGCCACCAGTACCTGGCCCTGACCGACCACTCCCCCAACCTCACCATCGCCAATGGGTTGAGCGCCGGACGGCTCGTGGAGCAGTTGGAGGTGGTCGCGAAGATCAATGACGACGGCGGCGATGGCTTCACGCTCCTGGCCGGCATCGAGGTCGACATCCTCGAGGACGGCACCCTCGACCAGGCCCCCGAACTGCTCGGCCGGCTCGACGTCGTCGTCGCGAGTGTGCACTCCAAGCTCCGCGCGGACCGGGCCACGATGACCCGTCGGATGCTGGGCGGCGTTCGCCAGCCACAGACGAACATCCTGGGACACTGCACCGGCCGCCTGGTGCAGGGGGCGAGGGGGACGCGGCCACCGTCGGACTTTGACGCCGCCGCTGTCTTCGCCGCCTGCGTCGAGAACGACGTCGCGGTGGAGATCAACTCTCGGCCCGAGCGTCAGGATCCCCCCGATGACCTGATCCGGCTGGCCCTGGACGCGGGCTGCCTGTTCAGCATCGACAGCGACGCCCACGCACCGGGTCAGCTGGACTTCCTGCAGTATGGAGCTGAGCGGGCCGCCGCGAACGGCGTTCCGACCGACCGGATCATCACCACCTGGCCCAAAGACCAGTTGCTCAGCTGGCTGCAGGGCAGCTGA
- a CDS encoding helix-turn-helix transcriptional regulator codes for MLDGICLELYRYAVAHPGWTRQQVSEALGYTLRDIDAAMEQLTQRKLLSVHASDPDAYVAVSPDVALADLVDADERLVQDLRSRISTKRRELSGLVPLYLEARKEVISSASVEVLEDPHLIQRVLIEYGRDVSEQVLMAVPGQGANADFQEENVRKDLDLLKQGVSRRNLYDLSTRDHMPTRKAVKLIAAAGGQFRTLPSVPFRMLIFDRKLAVVARQLNSTDKAAMMIRDPSLVSVFIKVFNSTWEFADPFVAEEATTSALSGTQQAIIVGLAAGYSDEVIARRLDLSVRTCRRHIAWMLETLKADSRFQAGAKARDAGWI; via the coding sequence ATGCTTGACGGAATATGCCTGGAACTCTATCGCTACGCCGTCGCCCATCCGGGATGGACACGGCAGCAAGTTTCCGAGGCCCTCGGCTACACCCTGCGGGACATCGACGCAGCCATGGAGCAACTGACCCAGCGCAAGCTGCTCAGTGTCCACGCCTCGGACCCCGACGCCTACGTCGCGGTTTCACCTGATGTTGCGCTGGCTGACCTGGTGGACGCGGACGAGCGCCTGGTACAGGACCTCAGAAGCAGGATCAGCACCAAACGCCGGGAGCTATCCGGTTTGGTCCCGCTCTATCTGGAAGCCCGCAAGGAAGTGATTTCCAGCGCTTCGGTGGAGGTCCTGGAAGATCCGCATCTGATCCAGCGCGTCCTCATCGAGTACGGTCGAGACGTTTCGGAGCAGGTCCTGATGGCCGTTCCGGGCCAGGGCGCCAATGCGGACTTCCAGGAGGAGAACGTCCGGAAAGATCTCGACCTGCTGAAGCAGGGGGTAAGCCGGAGAAATCTCTACGATCTCAGTACCCGCGACCACATGCCGACCCGCAAGGCCGTCAAGCTGATCGCGGCAGCGGGTGGCCAGTTCAGGACACTCCCCTCCGTCCCTTTCCGGATGCTGATCTTCGACCGGAAGCTGGCTGTCGTGGCACGCCAGCTGAACAGCACTGACAAGGCGGCGATGATGATCCGGGATCCCAGCCTGGTCAGTGTTTTCATCAAGGTGTTCAATTCGACCTGGGAGTTCGCTGACCCGTTTGTGGCCGAGGAAGCAACCACCTCGGCGCTCAGTGGAACCCAGCAGGCCATCATCGTAGGACTGGCTGCCGGGTATTCGGACGAAGTCATTGCCCGACGGTTGGATCTCAGTGTGCGGACCTGTCGACGGCACATCGCGTGGATGCTCGAAACGCTCAAGGCCGACAGCCGCTTCCAGGCTGGGGCCAAAGCAAGGGACGCGGGCTGGATCTAA
- a CDS encoding PLP-dependent aminotransferase family protein, with the protein MNSQAKLDPSSLPAETEAALVRAVDSAHRHEALFSDRAANIKQSAVRDVFDISIRPGLVSLAGGSPYLRSLPLQELGNTAQRIIAEQGLEALQYGGGQGMEKLRQQICEVMAAEGITGADPDDVVITTGSQSAQDVAAKVFCNPGDVILCEDPTYVGALNTFEAYQVDVQAVAMDDDGLVPEELQKRIAELQAEGRKIKALYTIPSFNNPSGITLAADRRQVIVDICTANNILILEDNPYGMLRFDGKPLTPLREGNPDDVIYLGSFSKIFAPGVRLGWALVPKHLHRRFYLACEAVVLCPSPLTQMLVSAYLSDYDWLGHLENTRALYSERCSTMLAALEQHLPESVTWTRPDGGFFIWVTLPEGIDTYPLLYKAIDAGVVFIPGAAFTPSDEPSNKLRLAFSAVSSEDIVTGIDRLAPILQEAIEANRA; encoded by the coding sequence GTGAACTCACAGGCAAAACTTGATCCGTCGTCCCTGCCCGCCGAAACCGAGGCGGCGCTCGTTCGTGCAGTCGACTCGGCTCACCGCCACGAGGCGTTGTTCTCCGATCGGGCTGCCAACATCAAGCAGTCGGCGGTGCGGGATGTCTTCGACATTTCCATCCGGCCGGGCCTGGTATCGCTTGCCGGAGGCAGCCCTTACCTGCGGTCCCTGCCACTGCAGGAGCTGGGCAACACGGCCCAGCGGATCATCGCCGAGCAGGGCCTCGAAGCCCTGCAGTACGGCGGCGGGCAGGGGATGGAGAAACTCCGCCAACAGATCTGCGAGGTCATGGCCGCGGAGGGGATCACTGGTGCTGACCCCGACGACGTGGTCATCACTACCGGATCGCAGTCGGCGCAAGACGTCGCCGCCAAGGTCTTCTGCAATCCCGGCGACGTCATCCTCTGCGAGGATCCCACCTACGTGGGTGCGCTGAACACCTTCGAGGCGTACCAGGTGGACGTCCAGGCGGTCGCGATGGACGACGACGGGCTGGTCCCCGAGGAACTGCAGAAACGGATTGCCGAGCTCCAGGCCGAGGGCCGCAAAATCAAGGCGCTTTACACGATCCCCAGCTTCAACAACCCCAGTGGCATCACCCTCGCGGCAGACCGCCGGCAGGTCATTGTCGACATCTGTACCGCCAACAACATCCTGATCCTGGAAGACAATCCCTACGGGATGTTGCGCTTTGACGGGAAACCGTTGACTCCCCTGCGGGAGGGAAACCCTGACGACGTCATCTACCTGGGGTCCTTCTCCAAGATTTTCGCGCCGGGTGTTCGGCTGGGATGGGCGCTGGTGCCCAAGCATTTGCACCGACGTTTCTATCTGGCCTGCGAGGCAGTCGTGTTGTGCCCGTCTCCCCTGACCCAGATGCTGGTCTCGGCCTACCTCAGCGACTACGACTGGCTGGGACACCTGGAAAACACGCGGGCGCTCTACAGCGAGCGGTGCTCCACGATGCTGGCCGCCCTGGAGCAGCACCTGCCCGAATCGGTGACGTGGACCCGCCCGGACGGTGGATTCTTCATCTGGGTCACCCTCCCCGAGGGCATCGACACCTACCCACTGCTCTACAAGGCGATCGATGCAGGAGTGGTGTTTATCCCCGGTGCCGCGTTCACGCCCTCCGATGAGCCGTCCAACAAGCTGCGGCTCGCCTTCAGCGCCGTTTCCAGCGAGGACATCGTCACGGGGATCGACAGGCTTGCCCCGATCCTGCAGGAAGCAATCGAGGCGAACCGTGCGTAA
- a CDS encoding SDR family oxidoreductase — protein sequence MNAAPNPPAAAVVTGAGSGIGRAVTHQFLAAGFDVVLAGRRREALEATAGDHPRAHVVPTDVTQPADVERLFAFVGNELGSLGVLFNNAGVFGPAGAVDEVSPADWADTVAVNLTGAFLCAAAAVRLMKSQQPQGGRIINNGSVSAHSPRPLSAAYTTTKHAITGLTKSIELDGRPFRITCGQIDIGNAHTQLMETIGVNGGALQADGSRRPEPTFPVEEAARAVLMMAQLPSSASVGSLLITASGMPFIGRG from the coding sequence ATGAATGCAGCACCGAACCCACCGGCCGCCGCGGTGGTGACGGGTGCCGGCTCAGGGATTGGTCGTGCCGTCACCCACCAGTTCCTGGCGGCGGGGTTCGACGTCGTCCTCGCGGGTAGGAGGCGGGAAGCGCTTGAGGCCACCGCCGGCGATCACCCTCGCGCCCACGTTGTCCCCACCGATGTGACCCAACCCGCCGACGTCGAGCGCTTGTTCGCGTTTGTGGGCAACGAACTGGGCTCCTTGGGCGTGCTCTTCAACAATGCAGGGGTGTTTGGGCCGGCCGGTGCGGTCGACGAAGTGTCGCCGGCGGACTGGGCGGACACGGTGGCGGTCAACCTCACCGGGGCGTTCCTGTGCGCTGCCGCTGCCGTCCGCCTGATGAAAAGCCAGCAGCCGCAAGGCGGACGCATCATCAACAACGGGTCGGTCTCCGCGCACTCGCCGCGTCCCCTCTCGGCCGCGTACACCACCACCAAACACGCGATCACCGGCCTGACGAAGTCGATCGAACTGGACGGACGGCCCTTCCGCATTACCTGCGGTCAGATCGACATCGGGAACGCCCACACGCAGCTCATGGAGACCATCGGCGTCAACGGCGGGGCCCTGCAAGCAGATGGATCCCGGCGCCCGGAACCGACATTTCCGGTAGAGGAAGCAGCCCGCGCGGTGCTCATGATGGCCCAACTGCCCTCATCGGCGTCAGTTGGCTCCCTGCTGATCACTGCCAGCGGCATGCCTTTCATCGGGCGAGGCTGA
- the ald gene encoding alanine dehydrogenase, protein MIVGVPKEVKNNEFRVAITASGVHELRTTGHTVLVEQDAGVGSNITDDEYVAAGAEIVSSADELWSRSDMVLKVKEPIAEEYHRFRDGLILFTYLHLAAEPELTRALLDTGVTAIAYETVQEGRSLPLLAPMSEVAGRLSVQVGAQVMTAPAGGPGLLLGGVPGVRPAKVVVLGAGVAGTNAAAMAVGTGAEVTVLDINIGRLRELDALYAGRIKTIASNAFEIERAVLDADLVIGSVLIPGARAPKLVTNQLVSRMKPGSVLVDIAVDQGGCFEDSHVTTHQDPTFTVHNSLFYCVGNMPGAVPNTSTYALTNVTLRYAVALANRGVRGAFEADAALAQGLNIAGGQVAHHSVSEAHGLALTADWRDLV, encoded by the coding sequence GTGATCGTCGGCGTTCCAAAAGAAGTCAAGAACAACGAGTTCCGCGTAGCCATCACCGCTTCCGGGGTGCATGAGTTACGCACTACCGGTCACACTGTCCTGGTGGAGCAGGACGCAGGGGTGGGCTCAAACATCACCGACGACGAGTACGTGGCAGCGGGCGCCGAGATTGTCTCCTCAGCTGATGAACTGTGGTCCCGCTCGGACATGGTGCTCAAGGTCAAGGAGCCGATCGCCGAGGAATACCACCGGTTCCGCGACGGGCTGATCCTCTTCACCTACCTGCATCTTGCCGCCGAACCAGAACTAACCAGGGCCCTGCTGGATACCGGCGTCACCGCGATCGCCTATGAAACCGTGCAGGAGGGCCGCTCCCTTCCGCTCCTCGCCCCCATGTCCGAGGTTGCCGGCCGCCTGTCCGTCCAGGTGGGTGCGCAGGTGATGACTGCCCCTGCGGGTGGGCCGGGACTGCTTTTGGGCGGGGTTCCCGGGGTTCGTCCCGCGAAGGTAGTGGTACTCGGTGCCGGGGTTGCTGGAACGAATGCCGCCGCTATGGCCGTTGGAACGGGAGCCGAGGTCACCGTCCTGGACATCAACATCGGGCGGCTTCGCGAGCTCGATGCGCTTTATGCCGGACGGATCAAGACGATCGCGTCGAACGCGTTCGAGATTGAGCGGGCAGTCCTCGATGCTGACCTGGTGATTGGCTCGGTGCTGATTCCCGGAGCCAGGGCGCCCAAGCTGGTGACCAACCAGCTGGTTTCGCGGATGAAGCCGGGAAGCGTGCTGGTCGACATCGCCGTCGACCAGGGCGGTTGCTTTGAGGATTCCCACGTCACAACCCATCAGGATCCGACCTTCACCGTGCACAATTCGTTGTTCTACTGTGTCGGAAATATGCCCGGTGCGGTGCCCAACACCTCAACCTACGCGCTGACCAACGTTACGCTGCGCTATGCGGTGGCACTTGCCAACCGGGGCGTGCGCGGCGCCTTCGAAGCCGATGCCGCGCTGGCACAGGGACTGAACATTGCGGGGGGACAGGTGGCTCACCACTCAGTCTCCGAAGCGCATGGGCTAGCCCTGACTGCCGACTGGCGGGACCTGGTCTAG
- a CDS encoding Gfo/Idh/MocA family oxidoreductase codes for MTTIRTAVFGYGLGGRAFHAPFIHADPNYSLDVIVTSNPARKAEAEVLYPGVLVVSTAQEAFARAGELELAVISTPPGTHALLATEALNAGLAVVVDKPFVIDAADGVRLIELARSRGSVLTVFQNRRWDGDFLTVQKLIDEGLLGSIRRFESRMESFKPVLSKPWKGAPASDGGGILYDLGPHLIDQALALFGPAELQYAELAAHRGDGGPDDDAFLALRHTNGTISHLWMNALAPQAAPRFRVVGSQSAYSKWGVDVQEPSVVAGMLPSDPLFGVEDELAWGLLGFDADATKVRTEKGQYPTFYELMASAVLHGSPVPVDPQDSLAALRIIEATHQE; via the coding sequence ATGACGACAATCCGCACTGCAGTGTTCGGCTACGGTCTCGGAGGGCGCGCATTCCACGCCCCTTTCATCCACGCCGATCCGAACTACTCTCTTGACGTCATCGTCACGTCCAACCCCGCCAGGAAGGCTGAGGCCGAGGTGCTGTATCCGGGCGTCCTGGTGGTGTCGACAGCGCAGGAGGCGTTCGCCCGGGCCGGCGAACTTGAGCTGGCGGTGATCAGCACACCACCCGGAACCCATGCCCTCCTGGCGACTGAGGCGTTGAACGCCGGCCTCGCCGTCGTCGTCGACAAACCTTTTGTGATTGACGCCGCGGACGGCGTCCGGTTGATCGAATTGGCCCGATCGCGCGGGAGCGTCCTGACAGTCTTCCAGAACCGACGCTGGGACGGGGATTTCCTGACTGTCCAAAAACTGATCGATGAGGGTCTGCTGGGCAGCATCCGCCGGTTCGAATCCCGGATGGAATCCTTCAAACCGGTGCTCTCCAAACCGTGGAAGGGTGCCCCAGCGAGCGACGGCGGGGGGATTCTCTACGATCTGGGGCCACACCTGATCGACCAGGCACTGGCACTGTTTGGCCCGGCGGAACTGCAGTACGCGGAACTCGCCGCCCACCGGGGCGACGGCGGCCCGGACGACGACGCCTTCCTCGCCCTGCGCCACACCAACGGGACCATCAGCCACCTGTGGATGAACGCGCTGGCGCCTCAGGCGGCGCCACGCTTCAGGGTGGTCGGATCACAGTCGGCGTACTCCAAATGGGGAGTGGACGTGCAGGAGCCGTCAGTCGTCGCGGGGATGCTGCCCTCCGACCCTTTGTTTGGGGTGGAGGATGAGCTGGCGTGGGGGCTGCTCGGCTTCGACGCCGACGCCACCAAGGTGCGCACCGAGAAGGGTCAATACCCCACGTTCTATGAGCTGATGGCCTCCGCGGTGCTCCACGGATCTCCGGTGCCGGTAGATCCGCAGGACAGCCTCGCCGCCCTGCGGATCATTGAAGCCACCCACCAGGAATGA
- a CDS encoding CdaR family transcriptional regulator — MQSGGVDSAVEAIASRLGRGLSLEDLDGVLLAYSSHQSAADRVRVNFLLSKKVPDDVSQWQLQHGISSAVRPVVLPANPSLGMLGRVCVPLLVRGFRVGYLWVQQEANEELPDDILRQLPKVRGDLDHLATLLLEGNTAASEHRRKREGIFLAACDGTSAATDDLAGWAELHNTAPWQVAVLFARKDIPEPADPQASMLTHRSAALQATVGVGSVLFSAGTPVAAVLLLTGGLAGGGYTDILRRYDSEHAKREGDRAGVALLGLSEQFLDLRDLPKAFGQARHAVQASAVDEGLGPVTHYRATGSYQFLAAGGWKVTAANSVYFAEIEEQDRNAELLPVLELLYDKNGSVQDVASQLHLHRSSVYNRLARIRAIIGADPLTGHVRLELHLALKARKWARRPRI, encoded by the coding sequence ATGCAATCAGGCGGAGTGGATTCAGCCGTAGAGGCAATTGCGTCGCGGCTGGGGCGGGGCCTGTCGCTGGAAGATCTTGACGGTGTGCTGCTGGCCTACAGCAGCCACCAGTCGGCGGCCGACCGGGTGCGCGTGAACTTCCTGCTCAGCAAGAAGGTGCCGGACGACGTCAGCCAGTGGCAATTGCAGCACGGGATCTCATCGGCCGTGCGCCCGGTGGTCCTCCCTGCCAACCCCTCGCTGGGGATGCTCGGGCGGGTGTGCGTTCCACTGCTGGTCCGGGGATTCCGGGTGGGCTACCTGTGGGTGCAGCAGGAGGCGAACGAAGAGCTGCCCGACGACATCCTGCGGCAGCTCCCGAAGGTGCGCGGGGATCTGGACCACCTCGCCACGCTGCTCCTGGAGGGCAATACCGCCGCGTCTGAACATCGCAGAAAGCGGGAGGGCATCTTTCTCGCCGCCTGCGACGGAACCTCAGCGGCCACCGACGACCTTGCGGGGTGGGCTGAGCTGCACAACACGGCGCCCTGGCAGGTTGCGGTGCTGTTCGCGCGGAAAGACATCCCGGAACCAGCCGACCCGCAGGCGAGCATGCTCACACACCGGAGTGCCGCTCTCCAGGCCACGGTGGGGGTTGGTTCGGTGCTGTTCAGCGCCGGCACCCCGGTGGCCGCCGTACTTCTCCTCACCGGTGGCCTGGCGGGCGGGGGTTACACCGATATCCTCCGGCGGTATGACAGCGAACACGCCAAACGCGAGGGCGACCGGGCCGGCGTCGCGCTCCTGGGGTTGAGCGAGCAGTTCCTCGATCTGCGGGACCTCCCGAAGGCGTTCGGCCAGGCCCGTCATGCCGTCCAGGCATCGGCGGTGGACGAGGGACTCGGCCCCGTCACCCACTACCGGGCCACCGGCAGCTATCAGTTCCTTGCCGCGGGCGGCTGGAAAGTCACGGCAGCCAATTCGGTGTACTTCGCCGAGATCGAGGAGCAGGACCGCAACGCAGAGCTGCTGCCGGTGCTGGAACTGCTGTATGACAAGAATGGCTCCGTCCAGGACGTTGCCTCGCAGCTCCACCTGCACCGCAGCAGTGTGTACAACCGGCTGGCGCGGATCCGGGCCATTATTGGCGCCGACCCACTCACCGGCCATGTGCGACTGGAACTTCACCTGGCGCTGAAAGCCAGAAAATGGGCCAGACGGCCACGAATCTAA